The following coding sequences lie in one Camelina sativa cultivar DH55 unplaced genomic scaffold, Cs unpScaffold00456, whole genome shotgun sequence genomic window:
- the LOC109131535 gene encoding defensin-like protein 8, which translates to MKLSNRVLSALLLISFILIAATTEMGLADKICKTRSDRFSGVCLSNNNCAIICQLIEQFEGGQCEFDGAFRSCLCTKAC; encoded by the exons atgAAGCTATCTAACCGTGTTCTTTCAGCTCTTCTCTTGATCTCTTTTATCCTTATTGCTGCCACTACAG agatGGGTTTGGCGGATAAAATATGCAAGACACGCAGCGACCGTTTCTCAGGTGTGTGCTTGAGCAATAACAATTGTGCCATCATCTGCCAACTAATCGAGCAATTTGAAGGTGGTCAATGCGAATTCGACGGAGCCTTCCGTAGTTGTTTATGCACCAAAGCCTGTTAA